A portion of the Oxynema aestuarii AP17 genome contains these proteins:
- a CDS encoding RNA-guided endonuclease TnpB family protein yields the protein MSLVLEFCAKPMSKVDGKAIGIDVGLNHFAITSNGSKYNHPRHVAKHEGNLKRKQQNLSRKQKGSQNRIKAKQKLAKVHSKITRCREDFLHELSSKIVNENQVIAVENINVKGMVGNHNLAKAISDVGWGMFTTMLKYKAEWEGKTSVEVDRFFVSSKTCHGCLNRVDSLPLDIRQWTCQYCGSHHDRDINAAKCIKNEALRILSLGTSDTACGGNVRQPGKTSVLLDAVPVESGSPIFANGRVG from the coding sequence CGGGAAAGCCATTGGTATAGATGTTGGGCTAAACCATTTTGCCATTACTAGCAATGGGTCAAAATACAATCATCCCCGCCATGTTGCTAAACACGAGGGCAATCTCAAACGAAAACAACAAAACCTATCCCGCAAGCAAAAAGGGAGTCAGAATCGAATCAAAGCTAAACAGAAGTTAGCTAAGGTTCATAGCAAGATTACCCGATGCCGTGAAGATTTTCTGCACGAGCTATCGAGCAAGATAGTCAACGAAAACCAAGTGATTGCTGTGGAAAATATCAATGTTAAAGGGATGGTGGGTAATCACAACCTCGCTAAAGCGATTAGTGATGTAGGTTGGGGAATGTTCACCACGATGTTGAAATATAAAGCAGAGTGGGAAGGGAAAACCTCTGTTGAGGTTGACCGTTTTTTTGTCTCCTCTAAAACCTGTCACGGTTGCCTCAATCGAGTGGATAGTCTGCCGTTAGATATTCGTCAATGGACTTGTCAATATTGCGGTAGCCATCATGACCGCGACATCAATGCGGCAAAATGCATCAAAAATGAAGCCTTGCGGATCTTGTCGTTGGGAACCAGCGATACTGCTTGTGGAGGGAATGTAAGACAACCTGGCAAAACTTCGGTTTTGTTAGATGCTGTTCCCGTTGAATCAGGAAGCCCCATCTTCGCCAATGGCAGGGTGGGTTAG